The following coding sequences lie in one Chryseobacterium shigense genomic window:
- a CDS encoding GEVED domain-containing protein produces MKKTFLYGAMLCSLSLVAQQQQQQQQKICGFDQELQLQDKTIPGVRQIFDKVIQNIQAERMANPSAAAKGTVNGVYEIPVVVHVIEGSNASFTRTDAQIQQWLDNANKMYAGTYAWPASGVPSDFGTSAVFPIKLVLAKRDPNCNATTGIVRYNGSSLSGYNTSGMAYQTSNGATRAAIKGLAPHWPEASYFNIYVITTFDGSTTPNSGLMGFAAFPNNLDSNYESFMKTGVVTKAHDTTFAHEFGHAMGLYHTFQNGRYDAVPADSDYCPATTGVCTTDDDKVCDTERSGSGYYAWPVPSNSSINSCTGVNYQGVQYNMMNYSNSVAQKFTAGQGQRINDSFMLFRSSLTTSQTGNALPATPAPSVVPIAACSPSGLANPGNYLAGPVSVKLGQIDNASPGYWAAHALYYVDYTTKACSMKIYTPLVVNQQQTVEVGIFQNSQSVRVWIDYNNNGTFEASELVASGDDVPLGTNLYGTFTANFTPPATATLNTPLRMRVIADADSPSLFAPCGQLGYGQAEDYVVKLVTTLGTSEVKADNNDLVIYPNPVATGDKVFIKAKNGKDLKVSISDMSGRLVASPSVTEEGSGIYRVNQQLEKGVYMVQISNGKDSKTSKLIIK; encoded by the coding sequence ATGAAGAAAACTTTCCTTTATGGAGCAATGTTGTGTTCACTTTCATTAGTTGCACAACAGCAGCAGCAACAGCAGCAGAAAATCTGTGGTTTCGATCAGGAGTTACAATTACAGGATAAAACAATCCCTGGAGTAAGACAGATTTTTGATAAAGTTATCCAAAATATTCAGGCCGAAAGAATGGCCAATCCTTCAGCAGCTGCTAAAGGAACTGTGAATGGCGTTTATGAAATTCCTGTGGTAGTTCACGTTATTGAAGGCAGTAATGCTTCGTTCACAAGAACTGACGCACAGATTCAGCAATGGTTGGATAATGCCAACAAAATGTATGCGGGAACTTATGCCTGGCCTGCGTCTGGTGTACCTTCAGATTTCGGAACGTCAGCGGTATTCCCGATTAAATTGGTTTTGGCCAAAAGAGATCCGAACTGTAATGCTACAACAGGTATTGTAAGATATAACGGAAGCTCATTGTCCGGTTATAATACATCCGGAATGGCTTACCAAACATCAAATGGAGCAACCAGAGCTGCTATCAAAGGGCTGGCTCCACACTGGCCGGAAGCTTCTTATTTTAATATTTATGTAATTACTACATTTGACGGGAGTACAACACCTAACTCAGGTCTGATGGGGTTTGCTGCATTCCCTAATAACCTTGATTCTAATTATGAGTCATTTATGAAAACCGGGGTCGTAACCAAAGCTCATGACACAACATTTGCACACGAGTTTGGGCATGCAATGGGATTATACCATACCTTCCAAAATGGTCGATATGATGCCGTTCCTGCTGATTCGGATTATTGTCCGGCTACTACCGGTGTTTGTACTACTGATGATGATAAGGTTTGTGATACCGAAAGATCAGGAAGCGGTTACTATGCATGGCCGGTTCCTTCTAATTCATCAATTAACTCATGTACCGGTGTAAACTATCAGGGAGTACAGTATAATATGATGAATTACTCTAATTCTGTTGCCCAGAAATTTACTGCTGGACAGGGACAGAGAATTAATGACTCCTTTATGCTGTTCAGAAGCAGTCTTACAACTTCACAAACCGGTAATGCATTACCTGCTACTCCGGCACCATCAGTTGTTCCGATTGCCGCTTGTTCGCCTTCAGGTTTAGCTAATCCGGGGAATTATTTAGCCGGTCCGGTTTCTGTAAAATTAGGACAAATAGATAATGCATCTCCGGGATATTGGGCGGCGCATGCTTTGTATTATGTAGATTATACAACGAAAGCATGTTCTATGAAAATATATACTCCGCTAGTAGTTAATCAACAACAAACTGTTGAGGTAGGAATTTTTCAGAATTCCCAGTCTGTACGTGTTTGGATAGATTATAACAACAACGGAACTTTTGAAGCAAGTGAACTGGTAGCTTCCGGAGATGATGTGCCTCTTGGAACAAATCTGTACGGAACCTTTACCGCAAACTTTACTCCTCCGGCTACGGCAACCTTAAATACACCGTTAAGAATGAGAGTTATTGCTGATGCTGATTCTCCTAGTTTATTCGCGCCATGTGGGCAGCTTGGATATGGTCAGGCTGAGGATTATGTTGTGAAATTAGTTACTACTTTGGGAACAAGCGAAGTGAAGGCAGACAATAACGATCTTGTGATCTATCCTAACCCTGTTGCAACAGGTGATAAAGTATTTATCAAAGCTAAAAACGGTAAGGATCTGAAAGTTTCTATCTCCGATATGTCAGGAAGATTGGTAGCAAGCCCGTCTGTAACTGAAGAAGGAAGCGGAATCTACAGAGTAAACCAGCAGCTTGAAAAAGGAGTTTATATGGTTCAGATTTCCAACGGAAAAGACAGTAAAACATCTAAACTGATTATTAAATAA
- a CDS encoding KTSC domain-containing protein, whose amino-acid sequence MPSSVINSYIYFPETEILRVIYQSRAVYDYLKVPMFVAEKFREARSKGRFLNSVIKPGFKYTKISRRNHK is encoded by the coding sequence ATGCCATCAAGTGTTATCAACAGCTATATTTATTTTCCGGAGACTGAGATATTGAGAGTTATCTACCAGTCCAGAGCTGTTTACGATTATCTTAAGGTTCCGATGTTTGTAGCTGAAAAATTCAGGGAGGCCAGATCTAAAGGAAGATTTCTGAACAGTGTCATTAAACCCGGTTTTAAATATACTAAGATCAGTAGAAGAAATCATAAATAA
- a CDS encoding T9SS type A sorting domain-containing protein, producing the protein MKALYLLAIAFGSSLVAQTITFNGCHNLFDNQNFIFTKTGVDSYNKGIYITTPVDGQPCGGLGTCEFKIQWNNTLTRWEFIADEGNGTFTTPSLIYYNSTGNNGSQRPPSNTFGTWIENTAITTGQCGGNLTGTNSTMTGDVHSSSLGTSDLTKSKIQIFPNPVSDVIRISGIDNGQTTQIYNLDGQMIRSEAFDEKINVSSLSTGVYVLKIVTKNFESHEFKFVKK; encoded by the coding sequence ATGAAAGCTCTATACTTATTAGCCATAGCTTTTGGAAGTTCATTGGTCGCGCAGACTATTACCTTCAACGGATGTCATAATTTATTTGACAATCAGAATTTTATATTTACAAAAACCGGGGTTGATTCTTACAATAAAGGTATTTATATTACAACACCGGTTGACGGGCAGCCTTGCGGAGGTCTTGGAACCTGTGAATTTAAAATCCAGTGGAACAATACCCTTACCAGATGGGAATTTATTGCCGATGAAGGAAACGGAACCTTTACCACTCCTTCCCTGATCTATTATAATTCAACGGGGAACAATGGCAGCCAGCGACCACCAAGCAATACATTTGGAACATGGATAGAAAATACAGCAATAACTACCGGCCAATGTGGAGGAAATCTTACGGGAACAAACTCTACCATGACAGGAGATGTACACAGTTCTTCACTGGGAACATCAGATCTTACAAAATCTAAAATCCAGATTTTCCCGAACCCTGTTTCAGATGTTATCCGAATTTCAGGAATTGACAATGGGCAGACAACGCAAATCTATAATTTGGACGGGCAAATGATAAGATCTGAAGCGTTCGATGAAAAAATCAATGTATCTTCTCTTTCTACCGGAGTTTATGTTTTAAAAATCGTCACGAAAAATTTTGAATCTCATGAATTTAAATTCGTGAAAAAATAG
- a CDS encoding phage tail protein → MKNLILACTLLVSSAFISTLKAQAEPFLGQIAFVPYNRAPNGWADCNGQLLSIAQNQALFSLLGTTYGGNGTTTFALPDMRGRVLISQGQGPANSQNYLIGETGGSETVTLTQQQMPAHNHTVNAVTAEGNQNTPTGNLPADTKLLDKEYSDVNANTTMKATMVNPAGGSQPHENRPPFVTMRCIIALQGIYPSFN, encoded by the coding sequence ATGAAAAACTTAATTTTAGCATGTACGCTGCTGGTAAGCAGTGCATTCATTTCTACTCTAAAAGCACAGGCAGAACCATTCCTTGGACAGATCGCTTTTGTACCCTATAACAGAGCACCCAACGGATGGGCAGACTGCAACGGGCAGTTATTGTCAATAGCACAGAACCAGGCCCTTTTTTCATTATTGGGAACCACTTATGGAGGTAACGGAACCACTACTTTTGCCCTGCCTGATATGAGAGGAAGAGTTCTTATTTCTCAGGGACAAGGACCTGCCAATTCTCAGAACTACCTGATAGGTGAAACAGGAGGAAGCGAAACAGTAACGCTGACACAGCAGCAGATGCCTGCCCATAACCATACCGTAAATGCTGTAACAGCAGAAGGCAATCAGAATACTCCTACAGGAAATCTCCCTGCAGACACCAAACTTTTAGACAAAGAATATTCTGATGTCAATGCCAACACAACCATGAAAGCTACTATGGTCAATCCGGCTGGAGGATCTCAGCCCCATGAAAACAGGCCTCCGTTTGTTACCATGAGATGTATTATAGCATTACAAGGTATTTATCCATCTTTTAACTAA
- a CDS encoding AAA family ATPase has product MIIDKEEIRKKKKKLDDCTAFLKKEFIGIDKIIDDLMEYIQIWYLMPEILTRPVVINLWGMTGVGKTDLVRKTVRFLEFQNRFVEIELSNSDETSWSKSVSDIFQSNRLNDEKPSIVLFDEIQRFNTIDPDGTPVPQTKFTDFWELLSDGRLSKRERDDLEHYLFSYLLRKKENERRKTSGETEVDENPYLNLWDAKELKKYLSMEDDVMSIIDMKEEDMIKLILKKQKEKKIYEPVDYSKMLIIISGNLDEAFQMSRETSEADIDANIYHAFTKKITVVDIKNALSRKFRPEQVARFGNIHLIYFSLKTEDFQELIQREINNLKTKTKTKFGISLKINKSINELIYRNGVFPVQGVRPVFSSVVDILDTNLSKFLFEAVINDDKTIEIDYPVKQKTITGKIGNRIIKIPYTGRIDKIRQSNQQDAVANISVHECGHAVSYMLYTGFAPLQLKSKVASSYAAGFTFPHQIHDTKESLLDRIKIYLAGGIAEEIVFGENNASIGRSHDREQATMLATDYVRKYGFDEEYQATYSLEEYPHRMQHDITDKKIERLMQDLAKKTKEDLILHLDLLKDMSIELSKKGSMSPNEIYLAAKKHRLEVNIKEEGYLHIAEYHKMLGQ; this is encoded by the coding sequence ATGATTATTGATAAAGAAGAGATCCGGAAGAAAAAGAAAAAACTGGACGACTGTACGGCATTCCTGAAAAAAGAATTCATCGGAATTGATAAGATTATTGATGATTTAATGGAATACATACAGATATGGTACCTGATGCCTGAAATTCTGACCCGTCCCGTAGTAATCAATCTATGGGGAATGACGGGTGTGGGAAAGACAGATCTTGTGCGGAAAACTGTCCGGTTCCTGGAATTCCAAAACCGTTTTGTAGAGATAGAACTCAGCAACAGCGATGAAACCTCATGGAGCAAAAGTGTTTCCGATATTTTTCAGAGTAACCGTCTCAATGATGAGAAACCGAGCATCGTCCTTTTTGACGAGATCCAGCGTTTTAATACCATTGATCCTGACGGAACTCCTGTTCCACAGACAAAGTTCACGGATTTCTGGGAGCTTTTAAGTGATGGCAGGTTAAGCAAAAGAGAGCGTGATGATCTTGAACATTACCTTTTCTCCTATCTTTTAAGAAAAAAGGAAAACGAGCGGCGTAAGACAAGCGGTGAAACGGAAGTGGATGAAAACCCATACCTGAACCTCTGGGACGCAAAAGAACTGAAAAAGTACCTCAGCATGGAAGATGATGTGATGAGCATTATTGATATGAAGGAGGAAGACATGATCAAGCTGATCCTGAAGAAACAAAAAGAAAAGAAGATCTATGAGCCGGTAGATTACAGCAAAATGCTGATTATCATCAGCGGAAACCTTGATGAAGCCTTTCAGATGTCCCGCGAAACCAGTGAAGCAGATATAGATGCCAACATTTACCATGCATTCACAAAGAAAATAACTGTTGTTGACATTAAAAATGCATTATCAAGAAAATTCAGGCCGGAGCAGGTAGCCAGGTTCGGAAATATTCATTTGATTTATTTTTCACTGAAAACAGAAGATTTCCAGGAACTTATTCAACGGGAAATCAATAATCTTAAAACCAAAACGAAAACAAAATTCGGGATCAGTTTAAAAATCAACAAAAGCATTAATGAGCTGATCTACAGGAATGGTGTATTTCCCGTACAGGGCGTACGTCCCGTATTCAGCAGTGTGGTAGATATCCTGGACACCAACCTCAGCAAATTTCTATTTGAAGCCGTCATCAACGATGATAAAACCATTGAAATTGATTATCCTGTCAAACAGAAAACAATTACAGGGAAAATAGGAAACCGTATTATTAAGATCCCTTACACCGGGAGAATCGACAAAATACGCCAATCCAATCAACAAGATGCAGTGGCCAACATCAGTGTTCATGAATGCGGACACGCCGTTTCCTATATGCTGTATACAGGTTTCGCCCCATTGCAGCTGAAAAGTAAAGTGGCCAGCAGCTATGCCGCAGGGTTTACCTTTCCACATCAGATTCATGACACAAAAGAGAGCTTGCTGGACAGGATTAAAATCTATCTGGCCGGAGGTATTGCTGAAGAAATTGTTTTTGGAGAAAATAATGCAAGCATAGGAAGAAGCCACGACAGGGAACAAGCTACCATGCTTGCCACAGATTATGTCAGAAAATACGGTTTTGATGAAGAATACCAGGCAACATACAGCCTGGAAGAATATCCGCACCGCATGCAGCATGATATCACAGATAAAAAGATTGAAAGACTGATGCAGGATCTCGCCAAAAAAACGAAGGAAGATCTTATTCTCCATTTAGACCTGCTGAAAGATATGAGTATTGAACTCAGCAAAAAAGGAAGCATGTCGCCTAATGAGATTTATCTGGCTGCAAAAAAACACCGACTCGAGGTGAACATTAAAGAAGAAGGGTATCTTCATATTGCAGAATATCACAAGATGCTTGGTCAATAG